A single window of Mycobacterium sp. ITM-2016-00318 DNA harbors:
- the eccB gene encoding type VII secretion protein EccB: protein MALNLASGLQVSAHFFWNRRNAAALSHHGVRMEFDPVQRQRASLILGFIFAILAVALMFVLSWFKPAGQVGQSAMLADRDTGATFVLVDGRLHPAVNLISARLITGQASNPTFVKANELAKYPQGPSVGIAGAPPAMPLRTADSSEWTVCDSAPDNPNAAPIVTAIGGPLSIGSRAMPLDASKAVLAEHDDKTYVIWNGQRSQIDLSNKAVALALGVDTDAPPPVKISTPLFDSLPATEPLNSPVIPAAGAPSQFNMARRAVVGSVLSVRDLQTDADNFYVLLRNGVQPISPFVASLLRSANSFGDELPVVVAPDKLASVPVVDSLPIDYYPTTRLDLVDTAANPVTCLKWSKGSTDRTAETVVLSGKGLPIPIGSDNRLIRLVKNDRSPESIEADQVYMSAGATNLVMATGAAPDATSRESMWWISDQGVRYGISLEDETLRALGISPSQARQAPWPLIRVFAPGPALSRADAMTQHDTLAAPAEAAPLTSANGPQ from the coding sequence ATGGCTTTGAACCTGGCCAGCGGACTTCAGGTGTCGGCCCATTTTTTCTGGAACCGGCGAAACGCCGCGGCGCTGTCGCACCACGGTGTGCGAATGGAGTTCGACCCCGTGCAGCGGCAGCGCGCATCGCTGATTCTCGGCTTCATTTTCGCGATTCTCGCGGTGGCGTTGATGTTCGTCCTGTCCTGGTTCAAGCCGGCCGGACAGGTCGGGCAGTCGGCGATGCTCGCGGACCGCGATACCGGCGCGACCTTCGTCCTCGTCGACGGGCGCTTGCATCCGGCGGTGAACCTGATCAGCGCGCGCCTCATCACCGGTCAGGCCAGTAACCCCACCTTCGTCAAGGCCAACGAACTGGCGAAGTACCCGCAGGGCCCGTCGGTCGGCATCGCGGGCGCGCCCCCGGCCATGCCGTTGCGCACGGCAGACAGCTCGGAGTGGACGGTCTGCGACAGCGCGCCCGACAATCCCAACGCGGCCCCCATCGTCACGGCGATCGGCGGTCCGCTCTCGATCGGGTCACGCGCCATGCCGCTCGACGCGTCGAAGGCGGTGCTCGCCGAGCACGACGACAAGACCTATGTCATCTGGAATGGGCAGCGGTCGCAAATCGACCTGTCCAACAAGGCGGTGGCCTTGGCACTTGGAGTCGACACCGACGCGCCGCCGCCGGTGAAGATCTCCACCCCGCTGTTCGACTCGCTGCCCGCCACCGAACCGCTGAACTCCCCGGTCATTCCTGCAGCAGGCGCCCCGTCGCAGTTCAACATGGCGCGGCGGGCCGTAGTAGGGTCGGTGCTGTCGGTACGCGACCTGCAGACAGACGCCGACAACTTCTACGTCCTGCTGCGCAACGGTGTCCAGCCGATCTCGCCGTTCGTTGCCTCGCTTCTGCGGTCCGCCAACTCCTTCGGCGACGAGTTGCCCGTGGTGGTCGCACCCGACAAGCTGGCCAGCGTGCCGGTCGTGGACAGTCTCCCGATCGACTACTACCCCACCACCCGGCTGGATCTCGTCGACACCGCCGCCAACCCGGTCACATGCCTGAAGTGGTCGAAGGGCTCAACGGATCGAACCGCTGAAACCGTCGTGCTGTCCGGTAAGGGGCTGCCGATCCCGATAGGGTCAGACAACCGGTTGATAAGGCTGGTGAAGAATGACCGGTCGCCCGAAAGCATCGAAGCCGACCAGGTATATATGTCTGCGGGGGCGACCAACCTCGTGATGGCCACCGGTGCGGCGCCGGACGCCACCAGCCGTGAATCCATGTGGTGGATCAGCGACCAGGGCGTGCGGTACGGGATCTCACTGGAAGACGAAACCTTGCGGGCACTTGGTATTTCACCGTCGCAGGCGCGGCAGGCGCCGTGGCCGTTGATCCGGGTGTTCGCCCCCGGACCAGCGCTCAGTCGCGCCGACGCGATGACGCAGCACGACACCTTGGCAGCGCCCGCGGAGGCGGCGCCGCTGACCTCGGCGAACGGACCGCAGTGA
- a CDS encoding WXG100 family type VII secretion target, producing the protein MFAYSPGEIADLAQSIGGAASHLENIRSSATNALVAVREEFEGQGGGSFEHAQMLINSGIDEGVEVCNRHSTTVMHVLDEMVNTDIANAGSFGA; encoded by the coding sequence ATGTTTGCATACAGCCCGGGCGAGATCGCCGATCTCGCGCAGAGCATCGGCGGAGCCGCCAGCCACCTCGAGAACATCCGGTCCTCGGCGACGAACGCCCTCGTCGCGGTCCGCGAGGAGTTCGAAGGCCAAGGCGGTGGATCGTTCGAACACGCCCAGATGCTGATCAACAGCGGCATCGACGAAGGCGTCGAGGTCTGCAACAGGCATTCCACCACCGTCATGCACGTGCTCGATGAGATGGTGAACACCGACATCGCCAACGCAGGCTCGTTCGGCGCGTAG
- the mycP gene encoding type VII secretion-associated serine protease mycosin, whose protein sequence is MHRLTRGARTSSATAAAVLLVGANLVMPAAAVAVEPPGVDPAALPPDDTPGPDQEMKQQNTCADPLTVATPDVTAAAPGNVMLDITKAWRYSTGAGVTVGMIDTGVTPNPRLPALFAGGDYVMGDENGGLFDCDSHGTVVASIIAAQPSDPAAKPPPMPANIGPPPPPPEVVASPFPTTPPPAPPKPSTVTVTAPPAPPAEPPPPPEEVAPAAGPGGAEVPPVPGPPPGSPDGVVGVAPDAALISVRQSSSAFGPARPQPGDNDEIRRKAGDIATLARAVVHLANLGVKVINISVTACINAAQPIDQAALGAAIRYAAVEKDIVIVAAAGNEGEGSACGQNPLFNPLRADDPRDWQDVSTIVTPAWYSDYVLTVGAVSPDGQPLPQSIAGPWVGVAAPGLDVMGLASVNGAPINALPGREPGRAVPLSGTSFATAYTSGVAALVRAKYPQLSSHQIIRRITETAHNPPRGFDNKVGYGVIDPVAALTFDVPPGDRLPTEHLTKLLNVPEPPPAPDLRPRHTALIGAAVVGALAVVVAAAAAVRRRRS, encoded by the coding sequence ATGCACCGGCTCACCCGAGGCGCGCGGACCTCTTCTGCGACGGCAGCGGCGGTGCTGCTGGTCGGCGCCAACCTGGTAATGCCAGCTGCGGCTGTGGCCGTCGAACCGCCGGGTGTGGACCCCGCCGCATTGCCGCCGGACGACACACCGGGGCCCGATCAGGAGATGAAGCAGCAGAACACCTGCGCCGATCCGCTGACAGTCGCGACACCCGACGTCACTGCGGCGGCACCGGGAAACGTGATGCTGGACATCACCAAGGCGTGGAGGTACTCCACCGGCGCGGGCGTGACCGTCGGGATGATCGACACCGGCGTGACACCGAACCCGCGGCTGCCTGCCCTGTTCGCCGGCGGCGACTATGTGATGGGTGACGAGAACGGAGGCCTGTTCGACTGCGATTCGCACGGCACCGTCGTCGCCTCGATCATCGCGGCCCAACCGTCCGACCCGGCGGCCAAACCCCCGCCGATGCCTGCCAACATCGGGCCGCCGCCGCCCCCACCGGAGGTGGTGGCGTCACCGTTCCCGACAACGCCCCCACCTGCGCCGCCGAAACCGAGCACAGTGACGGTGACCGCACCACCGGCGCCGCCCGCCGAACCGCCGCCGCCGCCGGAGGAGGTCGCCCCCGCGGCCGGCCCGGGCGGAGCCGAAGTGCCACCGGTGCCCGGCCCGCCACCCGGCAGCCCCGACGGCGTCGTCGGAGTTGCGCCCGATGCCGCGCTGATCTCGGTTCGGCAATCCTCTTCGGCGTTCGGGCCGGCACGGCCGCAGCCCGGCGACAACGACGAGATCCGCCGCAAGGCAGGCGATATCGCCACGTTGGCCCGTGCCGTCGTGCACCTGGCCAACCTCGGGGTGAAAGTCATTAACATCTCGGTGACGGCCTGCATTAACGCCGCACAGCCCATCGATCAGGCCGCACTCGGCGCCGCAATCCGCTACGCGGCCGTCGAGAAGGACATCGTCATCGTGGCCGCCGCGGGCAACGAGGGCGAGGGTTCGGCGTGCGGACAAAATCCGTTGTTCAACCCGCTGCGGGCCGACGACCCCCGCGACTGGCAGGACGTGTCCACCATCGTCACGCCCGCCTGGTACTCCGACTACGTCCTCACGGTCGGCGCGGTGTCGCCTGACGGCCAGCCGCTGCCGCAGAGCATCGCCGGTCCGTGGGTCGGCGTCGCGGCGCCCGGCCTCGACGTGATGGGCCTCGCCAGCGTCAACGGGGCGCCGATCAACGCGCTGCCCGGCCGTGAGCCAGGCAGGGCGGTGCCCTTGTCGGGCACCAGCTTCGCCACCGCCTACACGTCCGGTGTGGCCGCGCTGGTCCGCGCGAAGTACCCACAGCTGTCGTCACATCAGATCATCCGGCGGATCACCGAGACCGCGCACAACCCGCCGCGCGGTTTCGACAACAAGGTCGGCTACGGCGTCATCGATCCGGTCGCGGCGCTGACATTCGATGTGCCGCCTGGTGATCGGCTGCCGACGGAGCACCTGACCAAGTTGCTGAACGTGCCCGAACCTCCGCCCGCACCCGATCTCCGGCCGCGGCACACCGCGCTGATCGGCGCTGC
- a CDS encoding ESX secretion-associated protein EspG translates to MADLTTTPNGIWILQALLGVEKMPTALRLRPFIPSVDGDGAVATVLGDVPWSQTAEYQSHVAAEVIDADGRVDDAVRDWMAVVGRPQREVLVVIRRPAPLDGPVPEDEEPPAFIEERVMSICQRDRWLAMIARSGDEVVLAPLGEAARSDEQIDLICDTLMHAFSRGEAAAISGFNVPSATFEATLRENVPKGRRVLATALARLGLSPDQVAVLSAACHLDESAMAVVSVIDHGIQDHFHDNVIAIADSEFGRITISHTAGPDGTRWTSIWPTSVEGLRQDIGKLLNSAKAPAASAAR, encoded by the coding sequence ATGGCAGACCTGACGACGACACCGAACGGAATCTGGATACTTCAGGCGCTGCTCGGCGTCGAGAAGATGCCCACCGCGTTGCGGTTGCGTCCCTTCATCCCGTCGGTGGACGGCGATGGCGCCGTCGCTACGGTGCTAGGCGATGTGCCCTGGTCTCAGACCGCCGAGTATCAATCGCACGTCGCCGCCGAAGTCATCGACGCCGACGGTCGCGTCGACGATGCGGTTCGGGACTGGATGGCCGTCGTCGGCAGGCCGCAGCGAGAAGTCCTTGTGGTCATCCGTCGGCCTGCACCGCTCGACGGCCCAGTGCCCGAGGATGAGGAACCCCCGGCGTTCATCGAGGAGCGCGTGATGTCGATCTGTCAGCGCGACCGCTGGCTGGCCATGATCGCGCGCAGCGGAGACGAGGTCGTGCTCGCCCCACTGGGCGAGGCTGCGCGTAGCGACGAGCAGATCGACTTGATCTGCGACACCTTGATGCACGCCTTCTCTCGCGGGGAGGCAGCGGCGATCTCGGGTTTCAACGTGCCGAGCGCGACATTCGAAGCCACGCTCAGGGAGAACGTCCCCAAGGGTCGCCGGGTACTGGCGACGGCTCTGGCCCGGCTCGGCTTGTCACCCGATCAGGTCGCGGTGCTGTCGGCCGCCTGTCACCTCGACGAATCAGCCATGGCCGTGGTGTCGGTGATCGACCACGGCATACAGGACCACTTCCACGACAACGTCATCGCCATCGCCGACTCCGAGTTCGGACGCATCACCATCAGCCACACGGCCGGGCCCGACGGGACTCGCTGGACGAGCATTTGGCCCACCTCGGTCGAGGGCCTGCGACAAGACATCGGCAAGCTACTCAATTCGGCAAAGGCGCCGGCTGCTTCCGCGGCGCGATAA
- a CDS encoding MinD/ParA family protein, producing MTDRDDFLREHLSPPSDDTPPARPVEQPRPPVPDDGQIRNGVDEVPRAGGSDADARHVPDDAVRRPPEEPGRPAGPDNPRPRWTADTSRGPAGPQRIAPGGFRQAPPPARGGDGGAEARPRDAAEAESTRMMPPTGPRPAWQQDLSRGERTPRPAGQDWGSPSAPAPSSTNWAVAPAAPPSTGYSYVDSIRTSELVPSKKVPPRKGWRRFIYRGTFGLVNLGPSPDEQRLADLENKIRSLLRGHYKIGVFGKGGVGKTTVSACVGSIFAEFRQDDRVVAIDADTAFGKLGSRIDPNAAGSYWELAADEHLDTFADVRSRVGNNSAGLFVLAGEASTARRRVLDPAIYREATGRLDRHFTISIVDCGSTMDSAIAQEVLRDLDALIVVSSPWVDGASAAGQTMEWLANRGYTGLLHRTVVVLNDSDGHADKRTRSILVQQFASRGQVVVEVPFDSHLRPGGVIDVQAEMSPVTRRRFIEITAALAEHFASTTDGPRDRR from the coding sequence GTGACCGACCGCGACGACTTTCTGCGGGAACACCTTTCACCCCCGTCCGACGACACGCCGCCCGCTCGGCCGGTCGAGCAGCCGCGCCCGCCCGTGCCAGACGACGGCCAGATCCGCAACGGAGTCGACGAGGTGCCGCGAGCCGGCGGCTCTGACGCCGATGCCCGCCATGTACCCGACGACGCCGTACGCAGGCCCCCGGAGGAGCCGGGTCGGCCTGCGGGCCCCGACAATCCCCGGCCCCGTTGGACAGCGGACACCAGTCGCGGACCGGCCGGACCGCAGCGCATCGCGCCCGGGGGTTTCCGGCAGGCCCCGCCGCCCGCCCGCGGCGGTGACGGGGGCGCCGAGGCCAGGCCGCGGGACGCGGCCGAAGCCGAATCCACCAGGATGATGCCGCCCACCGGCCCCCGCCCCGCCTGGCAGCAGGACTTGTCCCGAGGTGAGCGCACGCCGCGCCCGGCGGGCCAGGATTGGGGCTCGCCGTCGGCGCCGGCCCCGTCGTCGACGAACTGGGCGGTGGCGCCCGCCGCGCCGCCGTCGACCGGCTACTCCTACGTCGACAGCATCCGCACCAGTGAGCTGGTGCCAAGCAAGAAGGTGCCGCCCCGAAAAGGCTGGCGGCGCTTCATCTATCGCGGCACATTCGGGTTGGTCAACCTCGGGCCGTCGCCTGACGAGCAGCGGCTCGCCGACCTTGAAAACAAGATCCGTTCACTGCTGCGCGGCCACTACAAGATCGGCGTGTTCGGCAAGGGCGGGGTCGGAAAGACGACCGTCTCGGCCTGTGTGGGCTCCATCTTCGCCGAGTTCCGTCAGGACGACCGCGTGGTCGCCATCGACGCCGACACCGCCTTCGGCAAGCTCGGCAGCCGTATCGACCCCAATGCCGCGGGGTCTTACTGGGAGTTGGCCGCCGACGAGCACCTCGACACCTTCGCCGACGTTCGCAGCCGGGTAGGCAACAACTCCGCAGGTCTGTTCGTGCTCGCCGGCGAGGCGAGCACGGCCAGGCGACGCGTGCTGGATCCCGCCATCTACCGCGAAGCGACGGGCCGACTGGACCGCCACTTCACGATCTCGATCGTGGACTGCGGATCGACGATGGACTCCGCCATCGCGCAGGAGGTGCTGCGTGACCTCGACGCGCTGATCGTGGTGTCCTCGCCGTGGGTGGACGGCGCGTCGGCGGCAGGCCAGACCATGGAGTGGCTCGCCAACCGCGGGTACACCGGCCTGCTGCATCGCACCGTCGTTGTGCTCAACGACTCCGACGGGCATGCCGACAAACGCACCCGGTCGATCCTGGTGCAGCAGTTCGCAAGTCGCGGACAGGTCGTCGTCGAGGTGCCGTTCGACTCGCATCTGCGGCCCGGCGGGGTGATCGACGTGCAAGCGGAGATGTCGCCCGTGACGAGGCGGCGGTTCATCGAGATCACCGCCGCACTGGCCGAGCACTTCGCCTCCACGACAGACGGACCGCGGGACCGCCGGTGA
- the eccD gene encoding type VII secretion integral membrane protein EccD, with protein sequence MTTVREPAAAAASRTATPVEVPPSCRVSILAGDSHQIDLVLPSAVPLTTLVDPTVIAINKVLRGRGATGLSPAAYEFARAAGMTALASDVSLAGHNIADGEVLALVPAGSAERYGPVVENVSTALAQYASDHFVRVTAKTAMAVAVVIIGGALGVASALLWRLRWAHESALLVPILFAAATIGLLITVAVGARVGAGRVITDGAAWAALVTAGLAAATIPPGGSPGAPHAFLSAATALAGVWLLVRFTGRYWTAAAAIMTAGFGAAVIALVRMYWEVPAPRIGIAVLVAVLVAVSTAPTIALRMANVPRQTFGSITGRDIFARAPGQPEDTVSPVEDGPPSDVTLTGEQVAAAARKSNTVLTGVLLGVAAVAVPAAWLTVTPHGGREWAQLVVLGAVAAVLILRARAFRDRRHAIILVGVAVTGLIGAAAKYGLEAAADDTTMTLVAAGAALGIAALALVAATVVPPRIFSPPIRKVVEYTEYILLALVIPFAAWALGILQYIRYH encoded by the coding sequence GTGACAACGGTTCGTGAACCGGCCGCCGCCGCGGCCAGTCGCACCGCGACCCCGGTTGAGGTGCCGCCGTCGTGCCGGGTGTCGATTCTTGCGGGCGACTCCCACCAAATCGATCTCGTGCTGCCATCGGCCGTACCACTCACGACGCTGGTGGATCCGACCGTCATCGCCATCAACAAGGTGCTGCGCGGTCGCGGTGCTACCGGACTATCGCCTGCCGCATACGAATTCGCGCGTGCTGCGGGCATGACCGCCTTGGCGTCGGATGTTTCGCTCGCCGGCCACAACATCGCCGACGGCGAAGTGCTGGCACTCGTGCCCGCCGGATCCGCCGAACGGTACGGACCGGTGGTGGAGAACGTGTCGACGGCGCTGGCGCAGTACGCATCCGATCACTTCGTCCGGGTGACGGCGAAAACCGCGATGGCGGTCGCGGTGGTGATCATCGGGGGCGCGCTCGGGGTGGCGAGCGCCCTGTTGTGGCGGCTGCGCTGGGCTCACGAAAGCGCACTTCTGGTACCGATCCTGTTCGCGGCCGCCACCATCGGGTTGCTCATCACGGTCGCGGTGGGCGCCCGGGTCGGAGCGGGACGCGTCATCACCGACGGCGCCGCATGGGCTGCGCTGGTCACCGCGGGGCTGGCCGCCGCGACGATACCGCCGGGCGGTTCGCCGGGCGCTCCGCACGCCTTCCTCAGCGCCGCAACCGCTTTGGCGGGCGTCTGGCTGCTCGTGCGATTCACCGGCCGGTACTGGACGGCGGCCGCGGCGATCATGACAGCGGGCTTCGGCGCGGCGGTGATCGCCTTGGTGCGGATGTACTGGGAGGTGCCTGCCCCCCGGATCGGGATCGCCGTGCTGGTGGCGGTTCTTGTCGCCGTCTCCACCGCGCCCACGATCGCACTGCGCATGGCGAACGTCCCTCGGCAAACCTTCGGATCCATCACCGGCCGCGACATCTTCGCCCGCGCTCCCGGTCAGCCGGAGGACACGGTCTCCCCCGTCGAAGACGGCCCGCCGTCCGATGTCACCCTCACCGGCGAACAGGTGGCCGCCGCGGCTCGCAAGTCGAACACGGTGCTGACCGGCGTGCTGCTCGGCGTTGCCGCCGTCGCGGTGCCCGCGGCGTGGCTCACCGTGACCCCGCACGGCGGGCGGGAATGGGCGCAGCTGGTCGTACTCGGAGCCGTCGCCGCCGTTCTGATCCTGCGCGCCAGGGCATTTCGTGACCGGCGACACGCGATCATCCTGGTCGGCGTCGCCGTCACCGGTCTGATCGGTGCGGCCGCCAAATACGGGCTCGAGGCCGCGGCGGACGACACGACCATGACGCTCGTCGCCGCGGGTGCGGCACTCGGTATCGCGGCCCTCGCCCTGGTGGCCGCCACCGTCGTCCCGCCGCGGATCTTCTCCCCGCCGATCCGAAAGGTCGTCGAGTACACCGAGTACATCCTGTTGGCGTTGGTGATCCCCTTCGCCGCATGGGCGCTCGGCATCCTGCAATACATCCGCTACCACTGA
- a CDS encoding WXG100 family type VII secretion target, whose protein sequence is MGQNIVVGADKLRAAASQLENLRNEAEGALTNYLQASHNVAGGGWKGDASLANVVTTEEIHNAQMKLNTQWGELIHALQTAATRYEEQEAAARAAMQGVSQSM, encoded by the coding sequence GTGGGACAGAACATTGTCGTCGGCGCCGACAAACTGCGCGCCGCAGCCAGCCAGCTCGAGAATCTGCGCAACGAGGCCGAGGGCGCTCTCACCAACTACCTGCAGGCCTCGCACAATGTCGCCGGCGGCGGGTGGAAGGGCGACGCGTCGCTGGCCAACGTGGTCACCACCGAGGAGATCCACAACGCCCAGATGAAGCTCAACACCCAGTGGGGCGAGCTGATCCATGCCCTGCAAACCGCGGCGACCAGGTACGAAGAGCAGGAAGCGGCCGCACGCGCCGCCATGCAAGGCGTCTCGCAATCGATGTGA